ACATTCTTCGAAATGAGCACAGATAGCACCGTCGTTCCACAGGGCAACAGAACAGGCCTCTGTGGCGGTATCAATAGCCAGAATTCGCATGCGTCGTCGCGCTCTCGCAGTGGTCAGTCACAAAATGGCGCGCATTTTAGCACACCTCAGGGCAAATTACTCCGCCGTTGGGTTCGCCAGAAAACGGACAGCGCGATTAATATCCCGCGTTCGTGGGGCTGGCGGCAGGCTTGCCAGAAAGGTCGCACCATAAGGACGCATCACCAGACGGTTGTCGCAGATAACCAACACGCCACGATCGTCCACATCACGAATCAGGCGTCCCACGCCCTGTTTGAGGGTGATCACTGCATCAGGCAACTGCACATCGTCGAAGGGATCGCCCCCACGCAAGCGACAATCTTCCATGCGCGCCTTCAACAACGGATCGTCCGGCGAGGTGAACGGGAGTTTATCGATGATGACCAACGATAGCGTATCGCCCCGAACGTCAACCCCCTCCCAAAAACTGCTTGTCGCTACCAGCAGCGCATTACCAGCCTGAACAAATTGCTGCAACAGCTGACCTTTGCTGGTTTCCCCCTGAAGCAGCACCGGCAATGTCATCGTTGCCCGGAACTGTTCTGCCAGGTCACGCATCATGGCGTGCGAGGTGCAAAGCATAAAGCAGCGTCCATTGTTGGCCTCGATCATCGGCTTAAGCATGGCGGCCAAATGACGTGCAGCGCCCGGCTGGTTAGGAAGCGGCAGATTGCGGGGAACACAGAGTAACGCCTGTTTTTCGTAATCGAACGGACTGGGCAATAACAGAGATTCTGCCTGTTCAATGCCCAGACGCTCAGTAAAGTGATGCAGATCGTCATTGACCGATAAGGTGGCGGAGGTAAATATCCAGCTGCCTGGTTTTTGCGCCATCACCTCTTTGAATTTATCTGCGACCGTCAGCGGGGTGAGTGCCAGCGTGAAATGACGCGAAGTACATTCGTACCAGTAGCTGAAACCCGGCTGGTTGACCTCTTTCAGGCGCTTCAACCGCGTGCGGTAGAGCGTAGCGCGTTCAAAAGCGGCATCCAGAAGTGCAGAGCGCCCAAGCGACAGTTTTGCCACGTCGTAACACAGTTCAAGGGCATCATCCAGTAACAGCAACGCACGCTGAATATTGCTGTCAGCCAGTAATTCACGCAGATTACCGCGATACCCTGGCTCGCCGAGTTGCAGGCGGAAATCCTGCGCACTTTGCGCCAGGCGATCGGCACATTTTTGCAACTGTTGGGTATCTTTCAGCTCTGTACGATAGGCAATGGTGAAATCTTTCGCCAGATCCTGAAGCTGACGACTGGAGAGAGACTGGCCGAAATACTGGCTGGCGATATCCGGTAGCTGATGGGCTTCATCGAAAATCATGACCTCCGCTTCAGGAATAAGCTCACCGAAACCGCTGTCTTTGACCACCATATCGGCCAGGAACAGATGATGGTTAACGACCACCACATCTGCATCCATCGCGGTTTTACGCGCTTTCACGACAAAACAGTCTTTATACAGAGGGCAGTCGCTGCCAAGGCAGTTATCGTTGGTGCTCGTGACCAGTGGCCAGGCCTGAGAATCTTCGGCAACGCTTGCGCAGGTGCTGATATCTCCGTCGAGGGTCTGATTCGCCCACGCCCGCAGAATGATGACATCACTCAGCGTTTGTACAGGCAAGTCACCGCCAGCCAGGGCCTGCGCCTCAAGACGCTCCAGACACAAATAATTTGAGCGTCCTTTCAAAAGCGCCAGACGTCCTTTGTATTTCAGTGCTTTTGCTACCGTAGGTAAATCGCGGCTATAGAGCTGATCCTGCAGAGCTTTTGACCCCGTGGAGATGATCACTTTCTTTTTCGCGCGCAGCGCCGGAGCCAGGTAAGCATAGGTTTTCCCCGTACCGGTTCCCGCCTCTACCACTAACGGTTGTGTATTTTCGATGGCGCGTGCAACGGCGTGCGCCATATGGCGCTGAGGCTCACGCGGCTTAAAGCCGGAAATAGCCTGTGCTAACTGACCATCTGATGAAAAATCGTCTGCCACGGTGCTCTCTCACTGTATTTTTGCACAGGGATTATGTCAGTCTGCCCTCGCCTGTGCCACCCCAAATAGTGACGAGGAAGAAACAATATGGCAGTCTTGCCGCCTGAAACGAAAAATAACGAGGAAACGTTTATGACAATTGTGCGCATTGATGCCGAAGCCCGCTGGTCTGATGTCGTCATCCATAACCAGACGCTCTACTACACCGGCGTGCCAGAAAATCTGGATGCAGAGGCCTTTGAACAGACAGCCAATACGCTGGCACAAATTGATGCCGTGCTGGAGAAGCAAGGCAGTGACAAATCACGCATTCTCGATGCCACCATTTTCCTCGCCAATAAAGAGGATTTTGCAGCAATGAACAGGGCCTGGGATGCCTGGGTTGTGGCGGGTCACGCGCCTGTACGATGTACCGTACAGGCCGCGCTGATGAAGGCAGAATACAAAGTGGAAATTAAGATCATCGCAGCTGTGTAAGCGCGATTACTCTTCTTCTTCATCATCCTCGAAACGCGCCACAATCCGCTCTCCGGTATGCGTGGCGCGAAGTTCTTCAGCTACCTGTGAAATCGCCTGTCCGCTGCTCATTCCCTGGGACATCAGCTCCTGAATTCGCTCGACGGCTTTCTGCTGTTGTTCGTGGCTAAGAGAAGGTAAACCTGCAAACATTGTCAACTCCTGCTAAATTATTTGCGCTAATTATTCCACGCTGCCCGGTTGTTTGCCACACATGAAGACGTTATCCCCTGCAGTCATGACTTTGCCGTGGCGTTCTGACGCCGCTGAATTCTGGTTTACGCACCTGAGCCATCTCCCTTGGGCGATGTTGTTACATTCAGGCCATGCTGACCACCCGTACAGTCGCTTTGATATCCTGGTCGCCGACCCAGTGGGTACGCTGGTCACGCAGGGTAAGACGACCACGGTATCATTCGGTGAATCCCGGACCGCCACTGAGGACCCACTCACATTGTTGCAACAGGCGCTGGATTCACTGGCTTTACCAGTCTTGCCCGACGCGGACCTGCCCTTTCAGGGCGGTGCACTGGGACTATTTGGCTACGATTTAGGCCGGCGTTTTGAAACGCTACCAGCACTCGCAACGGATGATATTTCCCTGCCAGATTTGGC
This sequence is a window from Enterobacter sp. RHBSTW-00994. Protein-coding genes within it:
- a CDS encoding RidA family protein; translation: MTIVRIDAEARWSDVVIHNQTLYYTGVPENLDAEAFEQTANTLAQIDAVLEKQGSDKSRILDATIFLANKEDFAAMNRAWDAWVVAGHAPVRCTVQAALMKAEYKVEIKIIAAV
- a CDS encoding YoaH family protein — translated: MFAGLPSLSHEQQQKAVERIQELMSQGMSSGQAISQVAEELRATHTGERIVARFEDDEEEE
- a CDS encoding ATP-dependent DNA helicase, whose translation is MADDFSSDGQLAQAISGFKPREPQRHMAHAVARAIENTQPLVVEAGTGTGKTYAYLAPALRAKKKVIISTGSKALQDQLYSRDLPTVAKALKYKGRLALLKGRSNYLCLERLEAQALAGGDLPVQTLSDVIILRAWANQTLDGDISTCASVAEDSQAWPLVTSTNDNCLGSDCPLYKDCFVVKARKTAMDADVVVVNHHLFLADMVVKDSGFGELIPEAEVMIFDEAHQLPDIASQYFGQSLSSRQLQDLAKDFTIAYRTELKDTQQLQKCADRLAQSAQDFRLQLGEPGYRGNLRELLADSNIQRALLLLDDALELCYDVAKLSLGRSALLDAAFERATLYRTRLKRLKEVNQPGFSYWYECTSRHFTLALTPLTVADKFKEVMAQKPGSWIFTSATLSVNDDLHHFTERLGIEQAESLLLPSPFDYEKQALLCVPRNLPLPNQPGAARHLAAMLKPMIEANNGRCFMLCTSHAMMRDLAEQFRATMTLPVLLQGETSKGQLLQQFVQAGNALLVATSSFWEGVDVRGDTLSLVIIDKLPFTSPDDPLLKARMEDCRLRGGDPFDDVQLPDAVITLKQGVGRLIRDVDDRGVLVICDNRLVMRPYGATFLASLPPAPRTRDINRAVRFLANPTAE